One Streptomyces sp. RPA4-2 genomic window carries:
- a CDS encoding acyl-CoA thioester hydrolase/BAAT C-terminal domain-containing protein has translation MIRRETGKGAVESVHVGSSRPVDVAKVDPRRILVMGYSRGSEAALLLADDYPGLVHGAVVYSPSAQVNGGIPLYSTAAWTKDGEPVADGLIPLNHVSGPVMAIAGSDDHLWTSTLWAQQIVEELDACGNRYPHHALIYPHAGHGVGTFPYLAAGTRYPLTGREIDLGGTRAGNAAAQEAGWHRVLALLASLGP, from the coding sequence ATGATCCGGCGTGAAACCGGCAAGGGAGCCGTCGAGTCGGTGCACGTCGGCTCCTCTCGGCCGGTGGACGTGGCAAAGGTCGATCCGCGCCGCATCCTGGTGATGGGCTACTCACGTGGCAGCGAGGCGGCTCTGCTTCTCGCCGACGACTACCCCGGCCTCGTCCACGGCGCGGTCGTCTACTCGCCGTCAGCCCAGGTCAACGGCGGGATCCCGCTCTACTCCACCGCGGCCTGGACCAAGGACGGGGAGCCCGTCGCCGACGGACTCATCCCGCTCAACCATGTCAGCGGCCCCGTCATGGCCATCGCCGGAAGCGACGACCACCTGTGGACTTCGACTCTTTGGGCGCAGCAGATCGTCGAGGAACTCGACGCCTGCGGCAACCGGTATCCGCACCACGCACTGATCTATCCTCACGCCGGGCACGGTGTCGGAACCTTTCCGTACCTCGCAGCCGGAACCCGTTACCCTCTGACGGGCCGGGAGATCGACCTCGGTGGCACCCGGGCGGGCAACGCAGCCGCTCAAGAGGCGGGCTGGCACAGAGTCCTGGCGCTTCTTGCCTCTCTCGGCCCCTGA